A single genomic interval of Sceloporus undulatus isolate JIND9_A2432 ecotype Alabama chromosome 2, SceUnd_v1.1, whole genome shotgun sequence harbors:
- the LOC121923670 gene encoding zinc finger and SCAN domain-containing protein 16-like, protein MWQWGPRAVFSQEATSLSYQEFKAADARQHQTKDNETNVLPGPGKEAQLLANNPLAKNKHEGGKVKEEVLEDEETLSAEAQQKSLRQLCYQAAEGPKLVCTQLWELCHQWLKPEKYTKEEILDLVVLEQFLTVLPSAMQEWVRECHPETCTHAVALAEDFLLRKGDAESQNEEGADHTFSETEQTHPDAWKRFYFTEIKQKTDRDAIFTAQLEKACQKEQNQSAKPEELEPFAMLPGELEHSVVHHPDQVQESKSLERIHTGEKPYKCPDCGKSFSQRSHLILHERTHTGEKLYKCSDCGKSFSQRPHLDKHERIHTREKPYKCPYCRKSFSDRSTLTTHKRTHMGEKPYSCSDCGKSFSDRSSLIAHNRTHTGEKPYKCSACGKSCSHQSTLIRHEQIHNGEKPLKCLEPGETAGSILAVEKRSPFGEKSPMPWTNTVT, encoded by the exons ATGTGGCAATGGGGCCCCAGAgcagtgttctctcag GAAGCAACATCTCTGTCCTACCAAGAATTT AAAGCAGCAGATGCCAGGCAGCATCAGACAAAAGATAATGAAACCAACGTTCTGCCTGGTCCTGGCAAGGAAGCCCAACTGTTGGCTAACAACCCATTGGCCAAAAACAAGCATGAAGGTGGCAAAGTGAAGGAAGAGGTTCTGGAAGATGAGGAGACCCTCAGTGCTGAGGCCCAGCAGAAAAGCCTCCGGCAGTTATGCTATCAGGCCGCTGAGGGTCCAAAATTGGTTTGCACCCAGCTGTGGGAACTTTGTcaccagtggctgaagccagaaaaATATACCAAAGAGGAGATCCTGGATCTGGTGGTTCTGGAGCAGTTCCTGACTGTCCTGCCCTCAGCAATGCAGGAATGGGTCCGGGAATGTCACCCAGAGACCTGCACCCATGCGGTGGCCCTGGCAGAAGATTTCTTGTTGAGGAAGGGAGATGCTGAGAGTCAAAACGAGGAG GGGGCAGACCATACTTTCTCTGAGACAGAACAGACTCATCCAGATGCATGGAAGCGGTTCTACTTCACAGAGATCAAACAAAAGACTGACAGAGATGCCATCTTTACAG CGCAACTGGAGAAGGCATGTCAGAAGGAGCAAAACCAGTCAGCAAAACCTGAAGAACTGGAGCCATTTGCAATGTTGCCTGGGGAACTTGAACATAGTGTTGTCCATCACCCTGATCAAGTGCAGGAATCTAAGAGTTTAGAG agaatccacactggggagaagccgTATAAATGCCCAGattgtgggaaaagcttcagccAAAGATCCCACCTAATCCTACATGAGAGGactcacactggagagaaactgTACAAGTGCTCAGACTGCGGGAAAAGCTTTAGCCAGCGTCCACACCTTGATAaacatgagagaatccacacgaGAGAGAAACCTTACAAGTGCCCCTACTGTAGAAAGAGCTTCAGTGACAGATCAACTTTGACAACACATAAGAGGACCCACATGGGAGAGAAGCCTTATTCATGTTCAGACTGTGGGAAGAGTTTCAGTGATCGGTCGTCTCTGATAGCACACAACCGGACTCACACTGGCGAAAAGCCCTATAAATGCTCAGCATGTGGGAAAAGCTGTAGCCATCAATCGACCCTCATTCGACATGAGCAGATCCATAATGGGGAGAAACCTTTAAAGTGCTTGGAACCAGGGGAAACTGCTGGTTCCATCTTGGCGGTGGAGAAAAGATCTCCTTTTGGGGAGAAATCCCCAATGCCATGGACAAATACTGTGACGTGA